The Oncorhynchus gorbuscha isolate QuinsamMale2020 ecotype Even-year linkage group LG04, OgorEven_v1.0, whole genome shotgun sequence genome includes the window ccatctttttcctccaaacataacaaatggtcattatggccaaacagttctatttttgtttcatcagaccagaggatatttccccaaaaagtacggtctttgtccccatgtgcagttgcaaaccacttttttatggcggttttggagcagtggcttcttccttgccgagtagcctttcaggttatgtcgatataggactaattttattgtggatatagatacttttgtacccgtttcctccagcatcttcacaaggtactttgctgttgttctgggattgatttgcacttttcgcaccaaagtaagttcatctctaggagacagaatgagtcttcttactgagcggtatgacggctgcgtggtcccagtgtttatacttgcatactattgtttgtacagatgaacatggtaccttcaggcgtttggaaattgctcccaaggatgaaccagacttgatgAGATCTACAATTTGtgttgaggtcttggctgatttattttgatttttccatgatgtcaagcaaagaggcactgagtttgaaggtaggccttgaaatacatccacagggacacctccaattagcctatcagaagcttctaattccatgacattttctggaatttttcaagctgtttaaaggcacagtcaacttgggtgtatgtgaacttctgacccactggaattgtgatagtgaattataagttaaataagctgtctgtaaacaatggttggaaaaattacttgtgtcatgcaaagtagatgtcctaaccgacttgccaaaactacagtttgttaacaagaaacttgtagagtggttgaaaacaagatttaatgactccaacctaagtgtatgtaaacttctgacttcaactgtacatgcattCACTACAAGTGTAATGTAAGACACCAATCCACCACTCAGAACAGTTCCTCACCCAAACGGAGTGCTCAGTCAGACAGCACAACACGTTTCTAATTGATCCAGATAGCAGAAACCAGGGGACAACCGGTCAGGATGAGTTTAGTGGTTTAGCCAAGAGTCAGGACTGAACTCAGCAACACCCTCTCTttagcatatacacacacacagtgtgtaggACTGTAAAGCCCTACAGTAACTGGTCAGGTGTTCTCACATGCTGGGAGCTTAGAGTTAGCCccgaggaaaacacacacacacacacacacacacacacacacacacacacacacacacacacacacacacacacacacacacacacacacacacacacacacacacacacacacacacacacacacacacacacacacacacacacacacacacacacacacaccattaaaaACCAGCAGAAACTTTTCTAAACAAACCTTCAAGAGCACAAAGAGACCCAAAACACCTCAGTCCCATCCCTGCATCCTCAGGCTAGAACACCTAATACACCTGCCCAACCAGTCACAGTACTGTGAGAGTTCAGTTCATACCTCCTCTGTAGACTCACTCCACctactcagccagtcagccaatgaGGGAGAAGCAAGAAAAGGGGAGAGCACAAGTGCACACGTCCCTTATTGAATATGCTGCAGTGCTGAACCATGGTTTGTGTTGCAGTAAAGCATTCTGGTTGCTAATATATGAGCACACTGACTGTTCAATTCTGAATGATGGGTTTGCCTACAGGCTTGTAGTTAAACATAAAGCTGGTTTTGTCATGAGGTAGGGGAATTATACAAATATGCTATTAATGAATAAGGGTTTGGATAGTTTGTCCAGGTATTTAttaatttgtgtgtattgttttatattactgcactgttgtagctagaaacataagcatttcactgcacccgtgataacatctgcaaattaAGTAcgcgaccaataacatttgatgtaACACAAGCCATACAATGTACCGACAGTAGAGTCCTACACGGGTCAGTTCTGGAGCCTCACCCGCCCAAAACCAATTCAGAGCCCCATCTGACGAAAGATTGTTCTCCTCAACCTGATCCACCTGCATAGAATTGCCTACAGCTTACAAAACCATTACATTCAATATTTTTTAGATAATCAAATAGTTGAATTGAAACTTAAACAATTTCAAGTATCGAATATAGGCTGCAATAATACATTTATAGGCTATAGCCTACTCAAACTTTAACCAGCGCACCAGTTTAAACTTCATATGGCCTGCGTATGGTCCAAATGAACGAAAGCCTGAATTAACTGATATTAAACTCAATTGGCCCACCTTAAACAAATACCTGCTTGCAAGTTTTGCTGTCTGCATAGCCACTCCATCTACCGGGTTGTTGTCCTGGTCCACAATGACTCACGCAGCACCCGTTTCCACTATGGTGTATTTCATAACCTTTTTATTTCTCCGGTTAGGCCTACGTTAGCCTTTTTCACGTGAGCTAGGCTAGCCAGGGAAAGTACACTTGGCAATGTATTCCCGTGGGGGGATAAAACACAAGGTTCAGCACCACACAATGGACAGTTCCCTGATCCACTGCGTGCATGGCTGGTAGCCTACATGTCTGCCTCACCGCTCACAGAATGGAATTCGCAAAACACAATAAGCTCCAgggtttgtaaaaaaatatattatcttGATTTAAAATGCTTCCGATCAGCAAAATAATTATTCTGAACCGAGAGCCGACCCGTGGGTTGAAATAACTTTTTCATTGCACCCGCTAGCTGATTTTTTTTGCAAGTCAACCGCAGGGAGCTGACCAGATGCAGGACTCTAACCAACAGCTCCTAAACTCTGTAAAACTAGCAGAACATCCTGCTTTGCTAGTCTGTTACACAGGCACAAACATATACCCACATCAGACAGAAGATGTATTTTTACAGGTAACATACCACAAGGCAATGTTTATATGAGCCCCTTATTTCCAACTCATTTGCAGTTATACTCCTTTTATACATGTCAGTGAATAACTGGCAGGGATGTTGTTAAACAATGGGGGCTGTTTGCATTTCAAATTAGGGAGGTGTTAAAACAATGGAAGTGTTCATGAATTTACCTGAATAAAAGCAGAGAACCAATCACACAGACCCAATACCTGTATTTTGGTTACAGCATCTGTGAACATGCAGGAATCATGACTAGGTCTTAGGTGACTTAATTTGCCATGTTTTTTTACCCCCACAAAAAAGCTGCCATGATAAAATTATGGGATCTTTGTATATGAAAGGGACAATACACAAAAAAAGAGTGGCGAAGAAAATCAACCAAGACACATTAAACTGCAATGGAGTTTGAGACGGGGACTGGGGAGACTGGAACTAAGGAGACTGGGGTTGAGGGAGGGGGGactatggagggagaaggagaggttagTAGTGGGGGTCATATTGGAGGTTCTGACCTGGTATCCCTGGAAGAAGCTGAGGATGTCTTTGACCCCGGCGTTGTAGGGCAGACCCTGCATCCTAACTAGAGCGCCGTGCTGGGGCATCATGGGAGAGGCAACGTGGCCTTGGGCATGGGGCTGCTGGGCCGCTAACGCTACTGACCCTGGAGGAGACGCAAAGTAGCTCATCgtggagggagagactggggggctagagcgagagagaaacacatttatttttctttctttGGAAGCAGGTGTACATTATTCAGAAGATGTTCCAGTGTCAAAATCAATACCAAACATGGCACTTTGAACTGCATACATAAATTAAACACACATGACAAAAGAGGATGTACAGTTCATATTGACAAAACCCGAGAGGGAAAAGGTTGTGTGGTTTGTACACTAACCTGGGGTAGCGCGCAGTGTAGTTCACACTAACCTGGGGTAGCGCGCAGTGTAGTTCACAGTAACCTGGGGTAGCGCGCAGTGTAGTTCACACTAACCTGGGGTAGCGCGCAGTGTAGTTCACACTAACATGGGGTAGCGCGCAGTGTAGTTCACACTAACCTGGGGTAGCGCGCAGTGTAGTTCACACTAACCTGGGGTAGCGCGCAGTGTAGTTCACACTAACCTGGGGTAGCGCGCAGTGTAGTTCACACTAACCTGGGGTAGCGCGCAGTGTAGTTCACACTAACCTGGGGTAGCGAGCAGTGTAGTTCACACTAACCTGGGGTAGCGAGCAGTGTAGTTCACACTAACCTGGGGTAGTACGCAGTGTAGTTCACACTAACCTGGGGTAGTACGCAGTGTAGTTCACACTAACCTGGGGTAGTACGCAGTGTAGTTCACACTAACCTGGGGTAGTACGCAGTGTAGTTCACACTAACCTGGGGTAGTGAGCAGTGTAGTTCACACTAACCTGGGGTAGTGAGCAGTGTAGTTCACACTAACCTGGGGTAGTACGCAGTGTAGTTCACACTAACCTGGGGTAGTACGCAGTGTAGTTCACACTAACCTGGGGTAGTACGCAGTGTAGTTCATGTTCATGTTCATGTTCATGTTCATGTAGAGCTGTGCAGGGTGGTGCTGTGGTGGGTAGTAGgccagggtgggggtggggtgggggctgtGTGGGGGCTGGGGTGTTCTGGGGGTGGCCAGTAGGGGGGGCTGGTACAGAGCAGCCTCAGAGAGCATGGCAGGAGAAGGGAACGCAGCATAGGCCGGAGGAGCCAGACCTGAGGACAGAGAGCGAAGTTCAGAATCTCAGATACAACCACACAGGAACATTGGATCCTTATCATAGCCTCAATATTACTACACCATCATGCCTAAGCCTGCACATCAAACATCACGCTGAACCATCACACAGCTCCCAGCGGCATACaacatcaatcaaatgtatttgtaaagccctttttacatatGCAGTTGTCACCAAGTGCTTACAcaggaacccagcctaaaaccccaaagagcaagcaatgcagaagcaTAGTCACTAGGAAAAACTCTAGTTTTGCATATGATTGATAAGACTATGTTAGTCACATAAAAGCCTCAAGGTAGTATTGTACTCAGTTGCTCCAGTTCTGTCCTTGATGTTACCCTAACCCTACAACATAAACacagtgagggatggagggaggttgtgtatgtacacacaaacaggctgtatgggtctgttgCCACATTGACACAAAACACAGTCAGATGACCTTGTTGGCTGAGGGTGGGTTTGCAGGTACACTCCCCAAACCAATCTGGCAACTCAAGTGACCTTGTTGGGCTGAAGGCACCGAGTGACCTTGTGGGGATGACCGTTCCCAGGTACACTCTGCCACCAACCCGAGTGAGTGACTGTCATAACTCCAGGTCAAGCCAGTGAGATTAGTTGTCAAACATGAGGTTGAATAAATGGAAAAAAGTCAACAGCAAACAGAAAGTCATTTGAGCAACTGCTCTCAAAGTGTGTCCATCAGAATTCACAACAGCCAATAGCCACACCAAGAGTGTGCACTGCCTTCTAGTGATATGACAAGCAGGAATCTAATCTCTATAGCAACAGGGCACTAATAGAACAAAGTACACTGGGATAGATAGACACACGCACTTTAACCATGTGTATGCAAACAAACCCTTCAGAGTTTTAATGGGTGTGTTACAACTAATATGGAGGGCATAATTACTACAGCTAACCCTGCCTGTGTAATATCTTCCCTGAACAAAACATTACAAAAAAGGCTTAACCCCGACAGAACAGGCAGTGACTCAGCTAGGTCTATTATGGACTTACAGGGTAGTTTGCAGGGTGGAGGGGACAGGCCGCTGCGGTTCAGTGTTCCTCCCATCAGGACGAAGCTCATCTCCTCAGTAGAACACTGGAACACCTCCACATAGCGGTCCTTCATCATCTTCTTGTGGCACTTCTGGGCCACCATGAACGCCCTGTCAGCTGACCTCATCTGAATGAAGGCGTCACCTGAGGGACgaccctggagaggagagggaggttagAGATGAGTGATGCTCTGATGGAAGGGTTAGGGTGGGAACTTTGGTCACATCTCAATAGTGTAGAGATGCTTCCGAATCCTCGGCTTGTACCCATCACTTCATCTACACTAAGTATTTAATATAAGATGGGGGAAAGTACCATGGCGTGTGTGTGTACCAACCAGTACCTGTTGGTTGAGCACCATATGAACTCCATGTGGTTTAATATCAATAGTGTGTTCTCCCATGAACTCCAGTATATCCTCTATAGCAGCGGTGTAGGGTAAACCTCGCAAACGGACACAGTCCCGCGTGCTGCCAGTCGCCAGGTAGGGGGGCGTGGCCAAGACCGGCATGGGGACCATGGAAGAGGAGGGCAGCGTGGAGATCAGAGGGGTGGACATGTAACGGTTCAGGACCTAAGAGGGCAGAGGTCAAAAGGTCGGCACTGACTTCATTATATTGCTGTGTTTCTCTATGGTGTTGAGTCATGTTGACTGTCATTTACAAGAGGCTTTGATCTAATAGTCAAACAACTCAGGTGTCACGACACAAGCACCATCCTTTATCCAACTGACTCATGGGGACCGCATTCTATGCTGTGTCACGTATAGTTCTTCAACTTTAGTCATGTCTTACGCTATAAAGACAATAGCCATTGCACAACAAATTAAAATATGAGACCTGGTTAAATATGGAGAAAGAGGTTCATCGCCTGTTGGACCTTAACTGTCTTTAAAACGCTCTATGCATCTCTACCTCACAGTGACTGTCTACTATAATGTAACTGTTGCACCTTGTACCTGCAGTACAAGGGAATAGCTTGATGCATCTCTGATAGTAGGTTAAGTAGTAAAGAAACCCCATTGAGTCCCTAGATGCCATACCTGTTGGACCTCTGCTGCAGTGCTTCTGAACAGCTCTACATTCTACTACACTGAACCTGTGTGAACAGCTCTACCTCATAGTGACTGTCTACTACACCTATAAACAGTGACGGATGTGTTTTACCTGTTGGACCTCTGCTGCAGTGCTTCTGAACAGCTCTACATTCTACTACACCTATAAACAGTGACGGATGTGTTTTACCTGTTGGACCTCTGCTGCAGTGCTTCTGAACAGCTCTACATTCTACTACACCTATAAACAGTGACGGATGTGTTTTACCTGTTGGGCCTCTGCTCTGCTGAACAGCTCTACATTCTACTACACCTATAAACAGTGACTGATGAACAGCTCTACATTCTACTACACCTATAAACAGTGACGGATGTGTTTTACCTGTTGGGTCTCTGCTGCAGTACTTCTGAACAGTTCTACATTCTACTACACCTATAAACAGTGACGGATGTGTTTTACCTGTTGGGCCTCTGCTGCAGTACTTCTGAACAGCTCTACATTCTACTACACCTATAAAGAGTGACTGATGCGTTTCACCTGTTGGGCCTCTGCTGCAGTGCTTCTGAACAGCTCTACATTCTACTACACCTATAAACAGTGACTGATGCGTTTTACCTGTTGGGCCTCTGCTGCAGTGCTTCTGAACAGCTCTACATTCTACTACACCTATAAACAGTGACGGATGTGTTTTACCTGTTGGACCTCTGCTGCAGTGCTTCTGAACAGCTCAATGTATCTCTTGCCCAGGATCTGCTTGTGTTTCTTCAGGGCATTCAGAGCGTACTCTTCACAGGAGAACAGGACGAAGGCGTCGCCTGTGGGTCGCCCGTCAGGGTACTTTACGAAGAGTAGGCCATCGCTGGCGTCCGTCACGGGGCTGTCGGCCCCCAGGAAGGTCAACACGTCCTGGGGAGAGGCGGTGAAGGGAAGACCCCTCATCCTGATGATCACCTGGTTCTCCTTGGACAGGAACTGGGCCACCTCGTTGGATGTGCCTACAGTCACACAGAGTGAGAGGAAACAGAGTTCGCTATAAGTGAGAAGTAAGACCTTTAGCTAATTACTTGGTCCCTTTAACAAGCAAATTATTGTTGCTTATTGTCACTAATAAATAATAAAACTAATTTCATCACTTTAAAATACAAGACTAGATGTTAAAACAAGAGCAGTGAGTCAGAGTCTAGGGCAAAAAAGTCCAATGTCTTGACAGATATTATAGATCTCCAGTCGACTGGCTAGAgtccacagacagacactagtctctccccctgctctctctcctgtatcagcTCTGCTCTTTGTCTATTCACGCCCCCTTTGTATGGCCCTGAGCTGGGCCTTTCACTGGCCGCCGGGAGGATGAGGTGAGACACTGTCGGCCAGGGGTAAAGTTACCTTCCTCCAACTAGCCTCTGAGGGGTGAGGGTGAGGCTCACAAAGCACCTTTCATTCCCCCAGGATAAGCCAGAGAACCGGAGCGGTACCGGGCGGAGGAACAGGGAGAGTCCCTCTAGTAAATGGAAGGGGAAAACAAGTGTGAAATCTGACCTCCAGCGATCTTGAGGAATTCCTCTCCTGTGGCTTTGTATACCTGTGAGGATGAGAGGAGACTTTTAGCAACTCCAAATGGCCTTTCATCTGACCAGTGCAACATGCATTGTGCTACAGTTGGAAAGCATGACACTTTTTTCCTCTGTAACTTTATTGGCTGCATAGCTGATGCTGTAACGGTATTGGATCCATTAGTAAAGCAACAGCATTAGTATGGCTGTGATAGATGTAGGGGCTGCTGTGTTGGATGTAGGGGCTGCTGTGTTAGATGTAGGGGCTGCTGTGTTAGATGTAGGGGCTGCTGTGTTAGATGTAGGGGCTGCTGTGTTAGATGTAGGGGCTGCTGTGTTAGATGTAGGGGCTGCTGTGTTAGATGTAGGGGCTGCTGTGTTAGATGTAGGGGCTGCTGTGTTAGATGTAGGGGCTGCTGTGTTAGATGTAGGGGCTGCTGTGTTAGATGTAGGGGCTGCTGTGTTAGATGTAGGGGCTGCTGTGTTAGATGTAGGGGCTGCTGTGTTAGATGTAGGGGCTGCTGTGTTAGATGTAGGGGCTGCTGTGTTAGATGTAGGGGCTGCTGTGTTAGATGTAGGGGCTGCTGTGTTATACGGATGCTGACCTCAATGTATCTGCTGCCCATGTGGTGTTTGTGTCTCTCCAGGGCCAGGTCTCTGTGCTCCTGGTTGATGAACCGAACCAGTGCTTCACCATTCCTCCTGCCCTGGGCGTTCAGACAGAGGGCCACACCACCCCTGAAATACacagggagaggttggaggaAAGGTCAGAACAATTTGACCCGTTATGGAGACGAAGCTGCACGTACAACTTCCTGTGGTTATTAGTCGCCAATTCTCAGTGGAACCGTGGCTTAAATCACATGACGCACACAGTCATGTTTTGGTAACATACTTGGCGATGTTGAGGCCCTTGAAGAAGCGGGAGATGTCCTGGTCAGAGGATTGCCATGGCAACCCCCTGGCTCTGATCACTGTCTCACTGTCCACTGGCTCGGTCTTACTGCTGCAGGGGACAAACCAGGGGGGCACAGTCAACATGGGGAACGGTGTTTAACAGTTACACACTAAACTCAATGCTGTATGAGACAGAGAAAGTAATGTTCAGAAACTCTTGAAGACAATGTAAATGGACTTGAATAGTACTTCTATATTGTTAAAAACCAAAGTGTTTCAGTAAGTTGTCTtcgtcagagagagacatggaaaaaaATTGGGACTTATGCAGTTTAACAGTCTACTTCACACTACTCTAGCACGGCAACACACATGCCAGGGGTTGTCAGGGCAATGGGTATTGGACACCGTAGTGGGATTTGTGTGGTGCTATTGGATAGCCAGTTAAATACTTAATGGCAAAGTTGGAGTGGTTTAATGACACGCTTGTGGTTTCCCTTGTTGCTGTAATCAATGCTACGAGCCTGGCTCTGAACATGGGAGGGACGGTTGGTTAGGCTTCAACTGCAGTAAACAGGTTTAGTATAGACGTGGCCACACAACCTGGTTGAGTGAGATTACATTAAGTCGAGGCACTGAGAATATACATACCATGCTCCCGATTCAAGCTTGTACTTCACAGCTTCAAAGCATGAGAATTTGTGGTCTGCAAGAGATTCAAACACTAATTTACAAGATCAAGATCAAACTTCTATCCACATTTACAATCAAAAGGACCATACTGATAAAAAATAACTTCACATTAGGCTTGACATTGGGATCCGCCAACAGAAGCCAATCAACTTCACTTATATTCAGACTGAACAATACAACAAATGTTGTTTGTAAGTGTTGCTCCACGCTGCCAGGTTGTTTCATGCTCAACAGGTCTGGTCTGCCAGCCTGCAACTTCAGCAGCATTCCTGTTAGCCACCTAGCATAGAGAGATTGACAGGGCTGTGGGGTGGCCAGGTGGGACTGGCACAGACCGAGAGCGGGGGGAAATGTGATagcaaaagaggagagagatgtatagactTACTGTATGGCTCAGCCAGGATGTGCAGGGAGAGCTGGACCATACACCTCACCTCCTTCAGCCCCATCACCTGCTCTGACAGGGGAAGTTCTGGGAtgcacacatctacacacatgtAAGGATGTTTTATCAGTCGTTTATATAAGTACTAGGAACATCAAAAGTGTTGACTGAAATtccatctcatctgactctgacTTACATTCTAGCATAGACTGCAGTGTTAAGTCCTGGACCTGTCCAGCATTGGGACAACATTTGTGAAACTCTTTCCTCACATCCACAAAGGAGTAGAAACACTCCGGAAGGACCAGGTTCtgaaacagacacacaacaggtaGGTCAGTCATTAGTCCATTCAACATTCACCGAATAGTAGCGTACTCTGTAGACAGACCTCATGAAAAGAAGAGATAATAGGAGTGATGCAATGAAGGAGGGAGCCAGGAATAGGTGGCATAAAGAGGGGATGAGATAAAGCAGGGAAAACAGATGACATGACACCATCTACGGATGATTGTGTGGATAGCTAGCACTCCTGTGCAGAATATGATGTTACTGCTCAACACAAGCACAGGAGAAATACTGCTAACTGTGACCCAGGAATTACAACTTACACACGTGGCTAAAAGGTCAAATGTAAAgaatatttacaaaaaaataatTAAGTCCAAGAGacatctatatatacacacacacacacacatatgtatatatatacatacatatatatacacacacacacacacacacacacatacatatatatatttttttcacctttatttaaccaggtaggcaagttgagaacaagttctcatttacaattgcgacctggccaagataaagcaaagcagttcgacagatacaacgacacagagtaaaacaaacatacagtcaataacacagtataaacaagtctatatacaatgtgagcaaattaggtgagaagggaggtaaaggcaaaaaaggccatggtggcaaagtaaatacaatatagcaagtaaaacactggattggtagttttgcaatggaagaatgtgcaaagtagaaataaaaataatggggtgcaaaggagcaaaatgaataaattaaatacagttgggaaagaggtagttgtttgggctaaattataggtgggctatgtacaggtgcagtaatctgtaagatggtGCTTAaagacagttggtgcttaaagctagtgagggagataagtgtttccagttttacatacatacatacatacatacatacatacatacatacatacatacatacatacatacatacatacatacatacatacatacatacatacatacatacatacatacatacatacatacatacatacatacatacatacatacatacatacatacatacatacatacatacatacatacatacatacatacatacatacatacatacatacatacatacactaccgttcaaaagtttggcgtCACTTAGAAATGCTCTCATTTTTGAAAgcacttttttgtccattaaaataacaaattgatcagaaatactgtgtagacattgttaacgttgtaaatgactattgtagctggaaatggctgtttttcaaactagacactaatgtacttgtcctcttgctcagttgtgcaccagggactcccactctttctattctggttagagccaatttgtgctattctgtgaagggagtagtacaaagtgttgtacgagatcttcagtatattcttgttctgagaaaggaaggctattccatgcgagaaattgccaagaaactgatgagtttcagaagaaagtactttgtttctggccatttgagCCTTtcatcgaacccacaaatgctgatgctccagatactctactagtctaaaggcccattttattgcttctttaaaatcagaagttttcagctgtgctaacataatagcaaaagggttttctaatgatcgattagccttttaaaatgataaacttggattagcaaacacaacatgccattggaacacaggagtgatggttactgataatgggcctctgtacacctaagaagatattccattttttaaatcagccatttccagctacaagtcAAATTACTTGtaaaactgtatttctgatcaatttgatgttattttaattagacaaaaaaaatgtgcttttctttcaaaaacaatgaaatttaagtgaccccaaacttttgaacggtagtgtgcaTGCAGATATATACATCATTTGTTTTTGTATTAGTGGAAATTCCCCTAACTAGGTCAGTAAATAAGGGCAATTATATTTTATATCAAAATGGCTACATTTCCCCTAAATGGTAGGTTAGAAAATCAAGGGCCACTCAATACCTTCTTGGAGGCCTCAGGGTGAAGGGCCTGTCGTATGATGAGGGGCCCGTCGACACACAGTGTGTAGGAGCTTCTGCCCAGAGCCTTCAACTCCGCTGAGACGGACTGCTGGAACTGTAGGGAGAGAATGAAGAAAGATACAAGAGGAGAGTTATTGTGAGAACATTCAAtgaatcacacacacaaaaccaacaAAGTAAAGTCATActttagttatcagccaagtagCTCCCTATGGTCTTTTAGAGATTCAGTGTAAACCACTTGTGACCAGCAGACAAACATGGGAGTGCCAATGTCACGTCTGAAAAACAACAGTAACACAGTACTGGTTAATTATGCTCTGCTGCAGCAAACTGCTAACTACAAAGGTTTTTATGCTTGGTTTGTTTTAGAATAATAGTGCTCAGGGAGTTCTCTCCCATAAGAATTAGCACAGTGTTTCTAACCTTTAACACTTTAAATAGGCCAAGTCTTTAGACCTACTGGTACGAACAAGTTCCCTGAACAGGTAGGCTTGTGTTTTCTGGGGGAAGAACAGGTAGGGATGCGTCCTGAGATTGACAGATGTGAATAGGTTTTTTAAGGTGTTTGCATAGCAAGGAAGCAGCCAACAGGGACTGTGGTGCTAATCAGCACCTGGAACAAGGAGCATTTCACTTAGCAGTTAGACCAACAGTCACTACCAGACATTAAAGGTGAAAACAACCAACCCCAGCCAGAGAAA containing:
- the LOC124033565 gene encoding epithelial splicing regulatory protein 2-like isoform X3, which gives rise to MASHSDTLVVFFGATAGANGGKLGSDEREIILLVWQIVDLHEKKVGKLQRRLVKPDSLELTDQSKEETGLSVEELYKVEPLDKVLQQFQQSVSAELKALGRSSYTLCVDGPLIIRQALHPEASKKNLVLPECFYSFVDVRKEFHKCCPNAGQVQDLTLQSMLEYVCIPELPLSEQVMGLKEVRCMVQLSLHILAEPYNHKFSCFEAVKYKLESGACSKTEPVDSETVIRARGLPWQSSDQDISRFFKGLNIAKGGVALCLNAQGRRNGEALVRFINQEHRDLALERHKHHMGSRYIEVYKATGEEFLKIAGGTSNEVAQFLSKENQVIIRMRGLPFTASPQDVLTFLGADSPVTDASDGLLFVKYPDGRPTGDAFVLFSCEEYALNALKKHKQILGKRYIELFRSTAAEVQQVLNRYMSTPLISTLPSSSMVPMPVLATPPYLATGSTRDCVRLRGLPYTAAIEDILEFMGEHTIDIKPHGVHMVLNQQGRPSGDAFIQMRSADRAFMVAQKCHKKMMKDRYVEVFQCSTEEMSFVLMGGTLNRSGLSPPPCKLPCLAPPAYAAFPSPAMLSEAALYQPPLLATPRTPQPPHSPHPTPTLAYYPPQHHPAQLYMNMNMNMNMNYTAYYPSPPVSPSTMSYFASPPGSVALAAQQPHAQGHVASPMMPQHGALVRMQGLPYNAGVKDILSFFQGYQYSPEDYSSMVQMSQGQTRSLIQPKEWLCL
- the LOC124033565 gene encoding epithelial splicing regulatory protein 2-like isoform X1, which encodes MASHSDTLVVFFGATAGANGGKLGSDEREIILLVWQIVDLHEKKVGKLQRRLVKPDSLELTDQSKEETGLSVEELYKVEPLDKVLQQFQQSVSAELKALGRSSYTLCVDGPLIIRQALHPEASKKNLVLPECFYSFVDVRKEFHKCCPNAGQVQDLTLQSMLEYVCIPELPLSEQVMGLKEVRCMVQLSLHILAEPYNHKFSCFEAVKYKLESGACSKTEPVDSETVIRARGLPWQSSDQDISRFFKGLNIAKGGVALCLNAQGRRNGEALVRFINQEHRDLALERHKHHMGSRYIEVYKATGEEFLKIAGGTSNEVAQFLSKENQVIIRMRGLPFTASPQDVLTFLGADSPVTDASDGLLFVKYPDGRPTGDAFVLFSCEEYALNALKKHKQILGKRYIELFRSTAAEVQQVLNRYMSTPLISTLPSSSMVPMPVLATPPYLATGSTRDCVRLRGLPYTAAIEDILEFMGEHTIDIKPHGVHMVLNQQGRPSGDAFIQMRSADRAFMVAQKCHKKMMKDRYVEVFQCSTEEMSFVLMGGTLNRSGLSPPPCKLPCLAPPAYAAFPSPAMLSEAALYQPPLLATPRTPQPPHSPHPTPTLAYYPPQHHPAQLYMNMNMNMNMNYTAYYPSPPVSPSTMSYFASPPGSVALAAQQPHAQGHVASPMMPQHGALVRMQGLPYNAGVKDILSFFQGYQLQPDAVLLLYNFSGQRSGEALITFPSEESARRAVAERANHPLSGLPVRLLVCCD